One part of the Lycium ferocissimum isolate CSIRO_LF1 chromosome 8, AGI_CSIRO_Lferr_CH_V1, whole genome shotgun sequence genome encodes these proteins:
- the LOC132066065 gene encoding uncharacterized protein LOC132066065: MAENMIIDKVVGESGASNSKTSQTQTVQSKKRKERRKRSVAWTYFDPVIDPDGNEKGVWGMLGHIPKCKKIPRNVDTNQAQLVFKPVKVGGKGDVVVAAWKFNQETCRKALCRMVIIDELPFRFVEKEVIVGEDMAKAISKCLRSRGYKRFSINYDVDNTSSNDVTVKELSKQLTKWGTNLMTGTHLHVRCMAHIINLVIQDGIKESIESIERVRQTVRCIKALRQWGSFRECCEDVNLVKKSLCLDVPTRWNSTYLMLNRDIEYEGAILHYADRDIGLSHHLEFVDTIDGSPAVRF, translated from the exons ATGGCTGAAAATATGATAATTGATAAAGTAGTTGGTGAAAGTGGAGCTTCTAActcaaaaacaagtcaaactCAAACAGTTCAgtccaaaaaaaggaaagaaaggagaaaaaggtCTGTTGCGTGGACTTATTTTGATCCAGTTATTGATCCTGATGGAAATGAGAAGGGTGTCT GGGGAATGCTTGGTCATATACCCAAATGTAAAAAGATTCCTCGTAATGTTGATACTAATCAAGCACAATTAGTATTTAAACCTGTTAAGGTGGGTGGCAAGGGTGATGTAGTTGTTGCAGCATGGAAATTTAATCAAGAAACCTGTAGAAAGGCTTTGTGTCGTATGGTAATTATCGATGAACTTCCTTTCAGATTTGTCGAAAAAGAAG TCATAGTAGGTGAAGACATGGCAAAGGCTATTAGTAAGTGTTTGCGGAGTAGGGGTTACAAAAGATTTTCAATCAATTACGATGTTGACAATACTAGTTCAAATGATGTGACAGTGAAAGAGTTGTCTAAGCAATTAACTAAATGGGGGACCAATCTTATGACTGGTACTCATCTTCACGTGAGGTGTATGGCTCATATTATAAATCTTGTTATTCAAGATGGTATAAAAGAATCAATTGAATCTATTGAAAGAGTTAGGCAAACAGTGAGATGCATTAAAGCCTTACGCCAGTGGGGAAGTTTCCGTGAATGTTGTGAAGATGTAAATCTTGTTAAGAAATCTTTATGCTTAGATGTTCCCACAAGGTGGAATTCCACCTACTTGATGTTGAATAGGGATATTGAATATGAGGGTGCAATTTTGCATTATGCCGATCGTGATATTGGCTTGTCACATCATCTTGAGTTTGTTGATACTATCGATGGAAGTCCCGCAGTACGGTTTTGA